One window of Bacillus sp. THAF10 genomic DNA carries:
- the rapZ gene encoding RNase adapter RapZ, protein MSTGTSSDVELVIITGMSGAGKTVAIQSLEDLGFFCVDNLPPTLLPKFLELMEESGNKMNKVALVMDLRGREFFDSLFEALDDISELSWVTPQILFLDAKDSVLVSRYKETRRSHPLAKTGLPLEGIEHERELLEEMKGRAQLILDTSNLKPRELRDKILKQFATHSKQTFKLNVVSFGFKYGLPIDADLVFDVRFLPNPHYIDHMRPMTGLDEEVSSYVLKWSETQKFIEKLTELLSFMLPYYKREGKSQLVLAIGCTGGQHRSVTLAEYFAKHFKDEYDTLLTHRDIEKRKGKR, encoded by the coding sequence ATGAGTACAGGTACAAGTAGTGATGTAGAATTAGTAATTATCACAGGAATGAGTGGTGCAGGCAAAACGGTTGCCATTCAAAGCTTAGAAGATCTAGGTTTTTTCTGTGTAGATAACCTGCCGCCGACTTTGCTGCCAAAGTTTTTGGAGCTTATGGAAGAGTCCGGCAATAAAATGAATAAAGTAGCATTGGTGATGGATTTACGCGGACGGGAGTTTTTTGATAGTCTGTTTGAAGCACTTGATGACATTTCTGAGCTTTCTTGGGTCACTCCACAAATTCTGTTTCTAGATGCCAAGGATTCCGTTCTAGTAAGCAGATATAAGGAAACACGAAGATCCCACCCACTAGCAAAAACGGGTCTCCCACTTGAAGGAATTGAGCATGAGCGTGAATTACTCGAAGAAATGAAGGGCCGTGCACAATTGATTTTGGATACTTCCAACTTGAAACCACGCGAGCTTAGAGATAAAATCCTCAAACAATTTGCTACTCACTCCAAACAAACCTTTAAATTGAATGTCGTTTCCTTTGGCTTTAAATATGGTCTCCCGATAGATGCTGACTTGGTGTTTGATGTGCGTTTCCTGCCAAACCCACATTATATTGATCATATGCGACCAATGACAGGTTTGGATGAAGAGGTTTCCTCGTATGTCCTAAAATGGTCGGAAACACAAAAGTTTATTGAAAAGCTGACAGAACTATTGAGCTTCATGCTTCCGTATTACAAGCGAGAAGGCAAAAGTCAATTAGTGTTGGCAATCGGTTGTACAGGAGGGCAGCATCGCTCTGTTACGCTTGCAGAGTACTTTGCCAAGCATTTTAAGGATGAATATGATACACTCCTTACACACCGAGATATTGAAAAGCGAAAGGGAAAACGCTAA
- the yvcK gene encoding YvcK family protein, whose protein sequence is MKRPKLPKIVIIGGGTGLPVLLRGLKHYDVEITAVVTVADDGGSSGRLRDELHIPPPGDVRNVLAALSDVEPLIEDLFQHRFATGNGLSGHSLGNLLLAAMTTITGDFVHAIREMSKVLNVRGKVLPAANQSVVLNAEMEDGSVVTGESKIPTTGQKIKRVFLTPENVEPLMESVEEIQKADLIIVGPGSLYTSILPNLLVPKIGEAVCNSSAKKVYICNVMTQAGETLDYTASDHVKALNKHLGCSFIDTILVNDEGIPDEIALRYKKESATPVVYDIAALSSLGLEIVHDKIIRYEDGVIRHDTQKVAALLYSMLNVDASY, encoded by the coding sequence ATGAAACGACCAAAGTTGCCGAAAATAGTGATTATAGGCGGAGGTACAGGCCTTCCTGTCCTATTGCGAGGCTTAAAACATTATGATGTAGAAATCACCGCAGTCGTTACAGTAGCAGATGATGGCGGAAGCTCAGGACGATTGCGTGACGAGCTTCATATTCCTCCTCCTGGGGATGTTCGAAATGTCCTGGCCGCCTTATCTGATGTAGAGCCTTTGATAGAGGACCTTTTTCAGCACCGTTTCGCAACCGGAAATGGCCTTTCTGGTCACTCCTTAGGAAACCTTTTACTGGCGGCTATGACCACCATTACAGGTGATTTCGTCCATGCGATTCGGGAAATGAGCAAGGTGCTAAATGTCAGAGGAAAGGTCCTGCCAGCTGCAAACCAAAGCGTGGTACTAAATGCAGAAATGGAAGACGGTTCAGTAGTCACTGGCGAATCAAAAATCCCTACAACAGGTCAAAAAATAAAGCGAGTATTCCTCACTCCAGAAAATGTGGAGCCATTAATGGAATCTGTTGAAGAGATTCAAAAGGCCGATTTGATTATTGTAGGACCAGGGAGTCTATACACAAGCATTTTACCTAATTTGCTTGTTCCGAAAATTGGAGAGGCTGTTTGTAACTCTAGCGCCAAGAAAGTATATATTTGCAACGTCATGACCCAAGCTGGTGAAACCTTGGACTACACCGCAAGTGATCACGTCAAAGCATTAAATAAGCACCTTGGCTGTAGCTTTATTGATACGATATTAGTGAACGACGAAGGCATTCCAGATGAAATTGCACTTCGCTATAAAAAAGAGTCTGCAACACCTGTAGTTTATGATATTGCGGCCTTATCCTCGTTGGGACTTGAAATTGTCCATGATAAAATTATCCGCTATGAGGATGGCGTCATTCGTCATGATACTCAAAAGGTCGCTGCCCTGCTATACTCCATGCTCAATGTGGATGCTTCCTACTAA
- the hisF gene encoding imidazole glycerol phosphate synthase subunit HisF produces the protein MLAKRIIPCLDVKDGRVVKGIQFLGLRDAGDPVELSKFYDQEGADELVFLDISASHEGRETMVDVVEQVAATLAIPFTVGGGINKLADMKRMLRAGADKVSLNTAALLNPALIKEGADYFGSQCIVVAMDAKYDETLGSWRVFTHGGRRETEWEAVAWAKEAEKLGAGEILLTSMDSDGEKNGFNLSLTKAVSEAVGIPVIASGGAGAAEHFLEAFEEGAADAALAASIFHYKETSVKEVKSYLKEKGVQVR, from the coding sequence ATGCTCGCAAAACGAATCATCCCGTGCTTAGATGTCAAGGATGGACGGGTGGTAAAAGGCATTCAGTTTTTAGGACTAAGGGATGCTGGCGATCCTGTTGAATTATCTAAGTTTTACGATCAAGAAGGAGCAGACGAGCTCGTGTTTCTTGATATTTCGGCTTCTCATGAAGGACGAGAAACGATGGTGGATGTGGTGGAACAGGTTGCCGCCACCCTTGCCATTCCGTTTACCGTTGGAGGGGGAATTAACAAGCTGGCCGATATGAAAAGGATGCTGAGGGCAGGTGCGGATAAAGTCTCCTTAAATACCGCTGCTTTACTAAATCCTGCGTTGATTAAAGAAGGAGCAGACTACTTTGGTTCACAATGCATCGTAGTGGCTATGGATGCAAAATATGATGAAACGCTTGGCTCGTGGCGAGTGTTTACACATGGTGGTAGAAGAGAAACGGAATGGGAAGCTGTCGCTTGGGCAAAAGAAGCCGAAAAGCTTGGTGCCGGCGAGATTTTACTTACGAGCATGGATAGTGATGGTGAAAAGAACGGCTTTAACCTCTCGCTAACGAAAGCCGTAAGTGAAGCAGTGGGTATTCCTGTTATCGCTTCTGGGGGAGCTGGAGCTGCCGAACACTTTTTAGAGGCATTTGAGGAAGGAGCGGCAGATGCTGCACTTGCTGCGTCCATCTTCCACTACAAAGAAACATCGGTAAAAGAAGTGAAGAGCTACTTAAAGGAAAAAGGAGTGCAGGTTCGATGA
- a CDS encoding nuclease-related domain-containing protein: MKRRVHPQHPKYEDILTELGIKEAGIYGEQALDYYLKLLPDTFPYFIFHDLRLPYKDTHFQMDTLILFTNFYLILEVKNLRGTIFFDPKNHQLIQEVEDHPAKVYLDPILQVSNQAYKLMEWFKNKSLTKLPGEKLVVLTHPKVLVKVLSSSYLIEKHVIKSPALNQKLLPFFKKHPTTLLDKKLHNKVSRMLLKDHTPISSSPIEQYDVLKADLLTGVLCPNCSPVKTTVMKRIRGKWQCPHCYLISKDAHSEALKDYALLISHEITMNELKWFLRLEDRHTIRRLLKDLNITGSGHTKSHIYNLTSLLPQ, from the coding sequence ATGAAGAGGAGAGTTCATCCTCAGCACCCAAAATACGAAGATATCCTTACAGAACTTGGAATCAAAGAAGCAGGAATCTATGGAGAACAAGCATTAGACTACTATCTGAAGCTTCTACCAGACACCTTCCCTTATTTCATCTTCCATGACTTACGACTCCCCTACAAGGACACTCATTTCCAAATGGATACCCTAATCCTATTTACCAATTTCTATCTAATACTAGAGGTCAAAAACCTCCGCGGTACCATTTTCTTCGATCCCAAAAATCATCAACTAATCCAAGAAGTAGAAGACCACCCAGCCAAAGTATACCTAGACCCCATTCTGCAAGTGAGCAACCAAGCATATAAACTGATGGAGTGGTTTAAAAATAAAAGCCTCACCAAACTACCAGGTGAAAAGTTAGTAGTGTTAACCCATCCAAAAGTACTGGTGAAAGTACTCTCATCTTCATACCTAATAGAAAAACACGTAATAAAAAGTCCAGCTTTGAACCAAAAACTATTACCTTTTTTTAAAAAACATCCAACTACCCTTTTGGATAAAAAGCTCCACAATAAAGTTTCTAGGATGTTGTTAAAGGATCATACTCCGATTAGTAGTTCTCCTATAGAACAATACGATGTGTTAAAAGCAGACCTTTTAACGGGAGTGCTTTGCCCAAACTGCTCACCAGTTAAAACAACAGTAATGAAAAGAATACGTGGAAAATGGCAATGTCCTCACTGTTACCTAATTTCAAAAGACGCTCATAGTGAAGCACTCAAGGACTATGCATTGTTAATCAGCCATGAAATTACCATGAATGAACTAAAATGGTTTTTGCGTCTTGAAGATAGGCATACCATCAGAAGACTCCTAAAAGACCTAAACATCACCGGATCCGGTCACACCAAATCCCACATCTACAACCTCACCTCACTCCTACCACAATAA
- the whiA gene encoding DNA-binding protein WhiA: MSYASETKKELTTIETKDCCVKSELAALIRMNGSLSFSNRKLILDIQTENAAIARRIYTLTKRIYNVTVELLVRKKMRLKKNNVYIVRYAEQAHYILDELKILKDGFTFVRDISGELISKKCCKRSYLRGAFLAGGSVNNPETSSYHLEIFSLYHEHNESLCELMNTFHLNGKTLERKKGYITYLKEAEKIAEFLSIIGAHQALLKFEDIRIVRDMRNSVNRLVNCETANLNKTIGAAIRQVENIRYIDNTVGLQILPDKLREIAELRVTYQDVTLKELGEMVSGGAISKSGINHRLRKIDEIAEKLRAGETV, from the coding sequence ATGTCCTATGCGTCTGAAACCAAAAAAGAACTAACAACGATTGAAACAAAAGATTGTTGTGTAAAGTCCGAACTTGCGGCGCTCATCCGGATGAATGGCTCCTTATCCTTTTCTAATAGGAAATTGATATTAGATATTCAAACGGAAAATGCCGCCATTGCTCGCAGAATCTATACATTAACAAAGAGAATCTATAATGTAACAGTGGAGCTTTTGGTTCGTAAAAAAATGCGCTTGAAGAAAAATAACGTCTATATCGTCCGTTATGCTGAACAAGCACATTATATATTAGATGAACTAAAGATCTTAAAGGATGGCTTTACCTTTGTTCGTGACATTTCCGGAGAGTTAATCTCTAAAAAATGTTGTAAACGCTCTTATTTACGAGGTGCCTTCTTAGCAGGGGGCTCAGTCAACAATCCAGAGACTTCCTCCTATCATCTTGAAATATTTTCTTTGTACCATGAACATAATGAATCTTTATGTGAACTCATGAATACCTTTCATCTAAATGGTAAAACATTAGAACGGAAAAAAGGTTACATCACTTACTTAAAGGAAGCAGAAAAAATTGCCGAGTTCTTAAGTATCATTGGTGCACACCAGGCGCTATTAAAATTCGAGGATATCCGAATTGTCCGGGACATGAGAAACTCTGTAAACCGTCTAGTCAACTGTGAAACCGCAAACCTAAACAAAACAATTGGTGCGGCCATCAGACAGGTGGAAAATATCCGCTATATTGACAACACGGTAGGGTTACAGATTCTCCCTGATAAACTAAGGGAAATTGCCGAGCTCCGCGTCACCTATCAAGATGTTACATTAAAAGAGCTTGGGGAAATGGTGTCTGGAGGAGCGATTAGCAAATCTGGAATTAACCACAGACTACGGAAAATCGATGAAATTGCCGAAAAATTGCGTGCAGGTGAAACTGTTTAA
- the trxB gene encoding thioredoxin-disulfide reductase: MTEEKIYDVIIIGAGPAGMTAAVYTSRANLSTLMIERGMPGGQMANTEEVENYPGFDHILGPELSTKMFEHAKKFGAEYAYGDVKEVTDGKEYKTVNAGSKSYKARTIIISSGAEYKKIGAPGEKELGGRGVSYCAVCDGAFFKNKELVVVGGGDSAVEEGVYLTRFASKVTIVHRRDELRAQKILQQRAFDNDKIDFIWSHTIKEINEKDGKVGSVTLVSTEDGKEREFTTDGVFIYVGMLPLTKPFLNLGITNDMGYIETNEKMETKIPGIYAAGDIREKTLRQIVTATGDGSIAAQSAQHYVEELLEELKAKTSQK, from the coding sequence ATGACGGAAGAAAAAATCTATGATGTCATAATTATTGGAGCTGGTCCTGCAGGGATGACTGCAGCCGTGTATACATCTCGTGCGAATTTAAGTACTTTGATGATTGAGCGTGGGATGCCGGGTGGTCAAATGGCAAACACAGAAGAGGTAGAAAACTACCCAGGATTTGACCATATCCTCGGGCCAGAGCTTTCCACAAAAATGTTTGAGCATGCGAAAAAATTTGGAGCGGAGTATGCTTACGGTGATGTGAAGGAAGTAACGGACGGGAAAGAATATAAGACAGTAAATGCTGGAAGCAAATCGTATAAAGCACGTACGATCATCATTTCTAGTGGTGCAGAGTATAAGAAAATCGGAGCTCCTGGTGAAAAAGAGCTTGGCGGTCGCGGTGTCTCCTACTGTGCAGTTTGTGACGGAGCATTTTTCAAAAACAAAGAGCTAGTCGTTGTTGGTGGTGGAGACTCAGCAGTAGAGGAAGGCGTGTACCTAACCCGCTTTGCTTCAAAGGTTACCATTGTTCACCGTCGTGATGAGTTACGAGCACAAAAAATTCTACAACAGCGTGCCTTTGATAATGACAAAATTGATTTCATCTGGAGTCACACAATTAAAGAAATCAATGAAAAGGACGGAAAGGTTGGAAGTGTTACGCTTGTAAGCACGGAAGATGGCAAGGAAAGAGAATTCACAACAGATGGTGTCTTCATCTATGTTGGAATGCTTCCGTTGACAAAGCCATTTTTAAACCTTGGAATTACTAATGACATGGGCTACATTGAGACCAATGAAAAAATGGAAACAAAAATTCCAGGTATCTACGCTGCTGGAGATATTCGCGAAAAAACACTTCGTCAAATTGTTACAGCAACCGGAGATGGAAGTATTGCTGCTCAAAGTGCACAGCACTATGTAGAAGAGCTTCTAGAGGAATTAAAAGCAAAAACTTCCCAAAAATAG
- the hisH gene encoding imidazole glycerol phosphate synthase subunit HisH has product MIGIIDYGMGNLYSVSKALERIGADYLLSNDKDVLFETDALLLPGVGSFRDAMAILQETGLDAFIKDEASRGKKILGICLGMQLLYEESDENGPTKGLSLLKGKVKRFSGVSKQGASYKVPHMGWNLLAFQQPSPVLLGVPEDYVYFVHSYYVDQYDKNELLASSSYHEEVPAVVGRGNVFGTQFHPEKSSSTGMAILENFVKLVKEEER; this is encoded by the coding sequence ATGATTGGCATCATTGATTACGGAATGGGGAATTTGTACAGTGTCAGCAAGGCATTGGAACGAATCGGTGCAGATTACCTTCTTTCTAACGACAAAGACGTGCTTTTTGAAACAGACGCTCTTCTCCTTCCGGGTGTGGGATCGTTTAGAGATGCCATGGCCATTTTACAGGAAACAGGCCTGGATGCATTTATCAAGGACGAAGCGAGCCGCGGAAAAAAAATTCTAGGCATCTGTCTTGGCATGCAGCTTTTATATGAAGAAAGTGATGAAAATGGACCAACAAAGGGCTTGTCGCTATTAAAAGGAAAGGTAAAGCGTTTTTCTGGAGTTTCCAAACAGGGAGCCTCCTACAAAGTTCCGCATATGGGCTGGAACCTGCTTGCATTTCAACAACCATCCCCAGTTTTACTAGGTGTCCCAGAAGATTATGTGTATTTTGTTCATTCTTACTATGTGGATCAATACGATAAAAATGAGCTGCTGGCAAGCAGTAGCTATCATGAAGAAGTACCCGCGGTTGTGGGGCGAGGAAATGTTTTTGGAACGCAATTTCATCCCGAAAAAAGCAGCAGTACCGGAATGGCCATTCTAGAAAACTTCGTCAAGTTGGTAAAGGAAGAGGAGAGATAA
- the hisA gene encoding 1-(5-phosphoribosyl)-5-[(5-phosphoribosylamino)methylideneamino]imidazole-4-carboxamide isomerase, with the protein MSFIIYPAIDMRRGKCVRLLQGDYTKETIYGDSPYEMAEQFAKQGAEWIHMVDLDGAKEGRPVNDSFVLDVARKLPVKVQIGGGIRTASDVEYYLSQGVDRVILGSAAINNPAFVCEMLRKYGEKIAIGLDAKDGFVATEGWVETSTFKATELGKELAEAGAKTFIFTDIATDGMLSGPNIEATAELARATGAEVIASGGVSSLEDLKALRQYVDTGVAGSIVGKAIYTNKINLEQALIEVK; encoded by the coding sequence ATGAGTTTTATCATCTATCCGGCAATAGATATGCGTAGAGGTAAATGTGTTCGTCTTTTGCAGGGGGACTATACGAAAGAAACGATATATGGGGACTCACCTTATGAGATGGCAGAGCAATTTGCCAAGCAAGGAGCAGAGTGGATCCATATGGTGGATTTGGATGGGGCGAAAGAAGGCAGGCCTGTAAATGACAGCTTTGTCCTTGACGTTGCGCGCAAATTACCAGTAAAGGTGCAAATTGGTGGAGGGATTCGAACAGCCTCCGATGTCGAGTACTATTTGTCACAGGGAGTGGACCGAGTTATCCTAGGAAGTGCTGCAATTAACAATCCTGCCTTTGTCTGTGAGATGCTGAGGAAATATGGAGAAAAAATTGCCATAGGTTTAGATGCAAAAGATGGCTTTGTCGCAACAGAGGGCTGGGTGGAAACATCCACTTTCAAGGCGACTGAATTAGGAAAAGAACTAGCTGAAGCAGGCGCGAAAACCTTTATTTTCACTGATATCGCAACAGATGGAATGCTTTCTGGACCAAATATTGAAGCAACTGCAGAGCTTGCCAGGGCTACCGGTGCAGAAGTCATCGCCTCAGGTGGAGTGAGTTCTCTTGAAGATTTAAAAGCGTTGCGACAATACGTAGATACAGGGGTAGCTGGCTCCATTGTCGGTAAAGCTATTTACACCAATAAAATAAATCTTGAACAAGCGTTGATTGAGGTGAAATAA
- a CDS encoding tetratricopeptide repeat protein, translating into MGKYSNVKPEAKVIPFAQNGDYFYQKGIRAYRKRDLYKARKWLQRAEAMKPDNASILCQLAIVLTELGEYQRSNDYLQNIVNGLAPDMYDCHYFMANNYAFLGLFQEARKHAEAYLEKEPDGEFLEDTEDLLDLLEIEVDDMTDLEDDQDQLIVMQENAKGLLETGQFDEAIKLLKQIIAEYPQFWSAYNNLALAHFYKGNSQKASQVIEEILEKNPGNLHALCNLLVFYYREGRWEEVDALADRLEKVKPILMEHRYKLGATLGMIGRYEVAYKWLRSLQKNGFQGDSTFYYWLSISAYYVEKQTVAEQAWDKLVELDPEKKGTHPWREEEAESVSDKVGEILTYIFFTSVSKNDKDRERAFSFMQREMDTLEQPPVIQEYMEYAAHKKKNAPTLVKNGYAIAQLYFSKTLKQPLMMDWHTFLVRVHQSDAEVSFKNQKAIAAAFAYRWYKESSTTMSQKEAAALFDVSVSTVQKYSKELEAIDSQLDEQ; encoded by the coding sequence ATGGGAAAATACTCAAATGTAAAACCTGAAGCAAAGGTCATCCCATTTGCGCAAAATGGTGATTATTTTTATCAAAAAGGCATCCGCGCTTATCGAAAGCGGGATTTATATAAAGCGAGAAAATGGCTGCAACGCGCTGAAGCGATGAAGCCTGATAATGCATCGATCCTATGTCAGTTAGCAATCGTACTGACAGAGCTTGGTGAATATCAGCGCTCCAATGATTATCTTCAAAACATTGTGAATGGGCTTGCTCCTGACATGTATGATTGTCATTATTTTATGGCTAATAATTATGCCTTTCTTGGATTATTTCAAGAGGCTAGAAAGCATGCTGAAGCATACTTAGAAAAAGAACCAGACGGAGAGTTTCTAGAGGATACCGAAGATTTACTTGATCTCCTTGAAATTGAAGTGGACGACATGACCGACTTAGAAGATGATCAGGATCAACTTATCGTTATGCAGGAGAATGCAAAGGGCCTTTTAGAGACTGGGCAATTTGACGAAGCAATTAAGCTGTTAAAGCAAATAATTGCTGAATATCCGCAATTCTGGTCTGCCTATAACAACCTGGCATTGGCACATTTCTATAAAGGAAATTCACAAAAAGCATCTCAGGTAATCGAGGAAATTCTTGAGAAAAACCCAGGCAATCTCCATGCGCTATGTAACCTGCTCGTTTTTTACTACCGAGAAGGTCGATGGGAAGAGGTCGATGCGCTTGCCGATCGTTTGGAGAAGGTAAAACCAATATTAATGGAACACCGCTATAAGCTTGGTGCGACACTTGGGATGATTGGCAGATATGAAGTGGCTTATAAATGGCTCCGTTCCTTGCAAAAGAATGGGTTCCAAGGAGACAGCACGTTTTATTACTGGCTTTCTATTTCTGCCTATTATGTGGAAAAGCAAACCGTGGCAGAACAAGCTTGGGATAAGTTGGTTGAACTTGACCCAGAAAAAAAAGGGACGCACCCATGGCGTGAAGAAGAAGCTGAATCTGTTTCAGATAAAGTTGGAGAGATTTTAACCTATATTTTCTTTACTAGTGTATCAAAGAATGACAAGGATCGTGAACGCGCCTTTTCTTTTATGCAAAGAGAAATGGATACGCTTGAACAGCCTCCGGTGATTCAGGAGTACATGGAATATGCTGCACATAAGAAAAAGAATGCTCCTACATTAGTTAAAAATGGGTATGCCATTGCTCAGCTTTATTTTAGTAAAACACTGAAGCAACCGCTTATGATGGATTGGCATACTTTTCTCGTGCGAGTACATCAAAGTGATGCAGAAGTTAGCTTTAAAAACCAAAAAGCAATTGCAGCAGCATTTGCCTATCGTTGGTATAAAGAGTCAAGCACTACGATGAGTCAAAAAGAAGCGGCAGCGCTTTTTGATGTTTCCGTCAGCACGGTTCAAAAATACAGCAAAGAACTAGAAGCGATTGATTCCCAACTTGATGAACAATAA
- a CDS encoding 8-oxo-dGTP diphosphatase, giving the protein MQRVTNCVLTKDDQVLLLQKPRRGWWVAPGGKMEQGESIKDSVVREYREETGIYLKNPALKGVFTFIIKDGNDIVSEWMMFTFLATEFDGQNVSESEEGKLEWHKQEEVGKLPMAPGDYHILDYLMKGSGMIYGTFTYTPDFELLSYRLDPN; this is encoded by the coding sequence ATGCAAAGAGTAACAAACTGTGTTTTAACAAAAGACGATCAGGTCCTCCTTTTACAAAAGCCGAGAAGAGGCTGGTGGGTTGCTCCGGGGGGAAAAATGGAGCAAGGGGAATCCATCAAGGACTCGGTTGTACGAGAGTATCGCGAAGAAACAGGCATATACTTAAAAAATCCAGCTCTTAAGGGAGTTTTCACTTTTATCATAAAAGATGGGAATGACATTGTATCAGAGTGGATGATGTTTACCTTTCTTGCAACAGAGTTCGATGGCCAAAATGTATCAGAATCTGAAGAGGGAAAACTCGAGTGGCATAAGCAGGAGGAAGTAGGGAAGCTTCCAATGGCACCGGGTGATTATCATATTCTCGATTATCTGATGAAGGGCTCTGGGATGATTTATGGAACGTTTACGTATACACCAGATTTTGAGCTTCTATCCTATCGTCTTGATCCGAATTGA
- the hisIE gene encoding bifunctional phosphoribosyl-AMP cyclohydrolase/phosphoribosyl-ATP diphosphatase HisIE, producing MIRLEEVTFDEKGLVPAIVQDATTKEVLTLAYMNGESLVKTVETRETWFWSRSRQELWHKGATSGNTQSVVGMRYDCDQDAVLVLVEPKGPACHKGETSCFHEVVLETKQPTSSSILARLEAVIASRAQEMPESSYTTYLFKEGVDKILKKVGEEASEVIIAAKNRDKSELTWEVADLLFHVMVLLNEQDVKLEEVLAVLEERHAK from the coding sequence ATGATCAGACTAGAAGAAGTGACGTTCGATGAAAAAGGACTTGTGCCTGCCATTGTTCAGGATGCAACAACCAAAGAGGTGTTAACACTTGCCTACATGAATGGTGAGTCGCTGGTGAAAACCGTTGAAACCCGTGAGACCTGGTTTTGGAGCCGTTCTCGCCAAGAGCTTTGGCATAAAGGTGCGACATCTGGAAACACTCAAAGCGTGGTAGGGATGCGCTATGATTGTGATCAGGATGCAGTGCTTGTGCTAGTGGAACCAAAAGGACCAGCCTGTCATAAAGGGGAAACGAGCTGTTTTCATGAAGTTGTGCTAGAAACGAAGCAACCGACATCCTCTTCCATCTTAGCCCGCTTGGAGGCAGTGATAGCATCAAGGGCACAAGAGATGCCTGAGAGCTCCTATACAACCTACCTATTTAAAGAAGGTGTCGATAAGATTCTCAAGAAGGTCGGAGAAGAGGCATCAGAGGTAATTATCGCTGCGAAAAACCGGGACAAGAGTGAGCTAACTTGGGAGGTTGCGGATCTATTATTCCATGTGATGGTGTTGTTAAACGAGCAGGACGTTAAGCTTGAAGAAGTATTGGCTGTGCTAGAAGAACGACATGCCAAGTAA
- the clpP gene encoding ATP-dependent Clp endopeptidase proteolytic subunit ClpP: MNLIPTVIEQTSRGERAYDIYSRLLKDRIIMLGSAIDDNVANSIVSQLLFLAAEDPEKDISLYINSPGGSITAGMAIYDTMNFIKPDVSTMCVGMAASMGAFLLSAGAKGKRFALPNSEVMIHQPLGGAQGQATEIEIAAKRILFLREKLNTILSENTGQPIEVISRDTDRDNFMTADRALEYGLIDKVIKNN; encoded by the coding sequence ATGAACTTAATTCCTACAGTTATTGAACAAACAAGCCGTGGGGAGCGCGCTTACGACATTTACTCCCGCTTATTAAAAGACCGCATCATTATGCTAGGTAGTGCGATTGATGATAACGTCGCTAACTCCATTGTGTCTCAGCTATTGTTCCTAGCAGCAGAAGATCCAGAAAAGGATATTTCCCTATATATTAACAGTCCGGGTGGATCCATCACTGCTGGAATGGCAATCTATGATACGATGAATTTCATTAAGCCTGACGTTAGCACAATGTGTGTGGGAATGGCCGCTTCTATGGGTGCATTCTTATTATCAGCAGGTGCAAAGGGCAAGCGTTTTGCTCTTCCAAACAGCGAAGTGATGATTCACCAACCGCTTGGAGGCGCACAAGGGCAAGCAACGGAAATTGAGATTGCGGCTAAACGCATCTTATTCCTTCGTGAAAAATTAAATACAATCCTTTCTGAAAACACTGGTCAACCAATTGAAGTAATCTCTCGCGACACAGACCGCGACAACTTCATGACGGCAGACCGCGCTTTAGAATACGGATTAATCGACAAAGTGATCAAAAATAACTAA
- a CDS encoding HPr family phosphocarrier protein, which translates to MVQKQVDVRLKTGLQARPAALFVQEANRFSSEVFLEKDGKKVNAKSIMGLMSLAIGSGSTITLIAEGKDEEEAITALTEYVQQEG; encoded by the coding sequence ATGGTACAAAAACAAGTAGACGTTCGTTTGAAAACCGGCCTGCAAGCTCGCCCAGCAGCGCTTTTCGTTCAAGAAGCTAATCGCTTCTCCAGTGAGGTCTTTTTAGAAAAAGACGGCAAAAAAGTTAACGCAAAAAGCATTATGGGCTTAATGAGTTTAGCGATTGGCTCTGGTTCCACCATCACGTTAATTGCAGAGGGTAAGGATGAAGAGGAAGCAATCACTGCGCTAACGGAGTATGTCCAACAAGAAGGATAA